One part of the Janthinobacterium sp. 17J80-10 genome encodes these proteins:
- the ugpQ gene encoding glycerophosphodiester phosphodiesterase, which yields MWPYPQVLAHRGGGALAPENTIAALRCGLAHGYRAVEFDVMLAGDGIPVVLHDPELGRTVAGRGKVPDFAAAALLRMDAGAWFGPAFAGETVPGYADVFRFCLEHGIWMNVEIKPAPGHEAATGRTVAALTAQWLGECGAAAALAGGWQAPLLSSFSFDALLAARDAAPGVARALLVDVIPPDWQAQLAQVGAVALHTNHKNLTPALAAAVRAAGYGLFCYTVNEPARAREIRAWGVEAFCTDRIDLIGADFY from the coding sequence ATGTGGCCCTATCCTCAAGTCCTGGCGCACCGCGGCGGCGGCGCGCTCGCGCCGGAAAATACCATTGCAGCCCTGCGCTGCGGCCTGGCGCACGGCTATCGTGCCGTCGAATTCGACGTCATGCTGGCCGGCGACGGCATCCCCGTCGTGCTGCACGACCCGGAACTGGGCCGCACGGTCGCCGGCCGCGGCAAGGTGCCGGATTTTGCCGCGGCCGCGCTGCTGCGCATGGATGCGGGCGCCTGGTTTGGCCCGGCCTTTGCCGGCGAGACTGTGCCGGGTTATGCGGACGTGTTCCGTTTTTGCCTGGAACACGGCATCTGGATGAATGTCGAGATCAAGCCGGCGCCGGGCCATGAAGCCGCGACCGGGCGCACCGTGGCGGCGTTGACGGCGCAATGGCTGGGCGAGTGCGGTGCGGCGGCGGCACTGGCAGGCGGCTGGCAGGCGCCGCTGCTGTCGTCGTTTTCCTTTGACGCCCTGCTGGCAGCCCGGGATGCCGCCCCCGGCGTTGCGCGCGCCTTGCTGGTCGACGTTATTCCTCCTGACTGGCAGGCGCAGCTGGCGCAGGTCGGGGCGGTGGCCCTGCACACCAACCATAAAAACCTCACGCCGGCGCTGGCGGCGGCGGTCAGGGCGGCCGGCTATGGCCTGTTTTGCTATACCGTCAACGAGCCGGCGCGCGCCCGCGAAATCCGCGCCTGGGGCGTGGAGGCCTTCTGCACCGACCGCATCGACCTGATCGGCGCGGATTTTTATTGA
- the alaS gene encoding alanine--tRNA ligase, producing MKSSEIREKFLKYFESKGHTIVASSPVVPGDDPTLLFTNAGMNQFKDVFLGFDKRPYTRATTSQKCIRAGGKHNDLENVGYTARHHTFFEMLGNFSFGDYFKQDAITYAWELLTDVFKLPKEKLWVTVYADDDEAYEIWNKSVGVPAERIVRIGDNKGARYASDNFWMMGDTGPCGPCTEIFYDHGPDVAGGPPGSPDEDGDRYIEVWNNVFMQFNRDEAGVMHPLPKPSVDTGMGLERITAVMQHVHSNYEIDTFANLLAAAKKAVDAAGGGDCDKDSPSLKVIADHIRACTFTVVDGVIPSNAGRGYVLRRIARRAIRHGYKLGARKPFFHALVPALVAEMGEAYPELRQNEKRATEVLKQEEEAFFRTIANGMEILDNALASGAQSIDGDTAFKLHDTYGFPVDLTADVCRERGVTVDEARFEQLLGEQRQRAREAGKFKMAHGLEYSGIPTTFHGYDSLVHEGAKITAIYVDGTHVHHANAGDDAVIVLDNTPFYAESGGQVGDTGELRNATARFQVEDTIKIQADVFGHHGSVAEGSIAVGDIINARVDGEHRARTVRNHSATHLMHKALREVLGEHVQQKGSLVNAERTRFDFAHNGALTAEQLRKVEAIVNTEILANAATQARVMAIDEAQKSGAMMLFGEKYGDEVRVLDIGSSRELCGGTHVTRTGDIGLFKIVAESGVAAGVRRIEAVTGENALAYLQSLEATVNQAAGTLKATPAELSARITGVLDQVRTLEKELAAVKGKLASAQGDELLAQAIDVKGIKVLAATLEGADAKTLRDTMDKLKDKLKSAAIVLAAVDGGKVQLAAGVTADTIGKVKAGDLVNFVAQQVGGKGGGKPDLAMAGGTDPSGLPKALQGVSAWVAERL from the coding sequence ATGAAATCATCCGAAATCCGCGAAAAGTTCCTCAAGTATTTTGAATCCAAGGGCCACACGATCGTCGCTTCCAGCCCTGTCGTGCCCGGTGATGATCCGACGCTGCTGTTTACCAACGCCGGCATGAACCAGTTCAAGGACGTGTTCCTCGGTTTCGACAAACGGCCTTACACGCGCGCGACCACGTCGCAGAAGTGCATCCGCGCCGGCGGCAAGCACAACGACCTGGAAAACGTCGGCTACACCGCGCGTCACCACACCTTCTTTGAAATGCTGGGCAACTTCAGCTTCGGCGACTATTTCAAGCAGGATGCCATCACCTACGCCTGGGAATTGCTGACCGACGTCTTCAAGCTGCCCAAGGAAAAGCTCTGGGTGACCGTGTACGCGGACGACGACGAGGCTTACGAAATCTGGAACAAGTCGGTCGGCGTGCCGGCCGAGCGGATTGTCCGCATCGGCGACAACAAGGGTGCGCGCTACGCTTCGGATAACTTCTGGATGATGGGCGACACCGGTCCCTGCGGCCCGTGCACCGAGATTTTCTATGACCACGGCCCGGACGTGGCTGGCGGCCCCCCGGGCTCGCCCGACGAAGACGGCGACCGCTACATCGAAGTCTGGAACAACGTGTTCATGCAGTTCAACCGCGACGAAGCGGGCGTCATGCATCCGTTGCCGAAGCCTTCCGTCGATACCGGCATGGGCCTGGAGCGCATCACCGCGGTGATGCAGCACGTGCACTCGAACTACGAGATCGATACCTTCGCCAACCTGCTGGCCGCAGCCAAGAAGGCCGTGGACGCGGCCGGCGGCGGCGACTGCGACAAGGATTCGCCTTCGCTCAAAGTCATTGCCGACCATATCCGCGCCTGCACCTTCACGGTGGTCGATGGCGTCATCCCCAGCAATGCCGGCCGCGGTTATGTCTTGCGCCGCATCGCCCGCCGCGCGATCCGCCACGGCTACAAGCTGGGCGCGCGCAAGCCATTCTTCCATGCGCTGGTGCCGGCCCTGGTGGCCGAGATGGGCGAGGCTTATCCGGAGCTGCGCCAGAACGAGAAGCGCGCCACCGAAGTGCTGAAGCAGGAAGAGGAAGCCTTCTTCCGCACCATCGCCAATGGCATGGAAATCCTCGACAACGCCCTGGCCTCGGGCGCGCAGTCGATCGACGGCGATACCGCATTCAAGCTGCATGACACCTACGGCTTCCCGGTGGACCTGACGGCGGACGTCTGCCGCGAGCGCGGCGTGACCGTGGACGAGGCGCGCTTCGAGCAGCTGCTGGGCGAGCAGCGCCAGCGCGCGCGCGAAGCCGGCAAGTTCAAGATGGCGCATGGCCTCGAGTACAGCGGCATCCCGACCACTTTCCATGGCTACGACAGCCTGGTGCATGAAGGCGCGAAGATCACCGCCATCTACGTTGACGGCACCCACGTGCACCATGCCAACGCCGGCGACGATGCCGTGATCGTGCTGGACAACACCCCCTTCTATGCCGAGAGCGGCGGCCAGGTCGGCGACACCGGCGAGCTGCGCAATGCCACCGCGCGCTTCCAGGTGGAAGACACCATCAAGATCCAGGCCGACGTGTTCGGCCACCACGGCAGCGTTGCCGAAGGCAGCATCGCGGTGGGCGACATCATCAATGCCCGCGTCGATGGCGAGCACCGCGCCCGGACCGTGCGCAACCACAGCGCCACCCACCTGATGCACAAGGCCCTGCGCGAAGTGCTGGGCGAACACGTGCAGCAGAAGGGTTCGCTGGTCAATGCCGAACGCACCCGTTTCGACTTTGCCCACAATGGCGCGCTGACTGCCGAGCAGTTGCGCAAGGTTGAGGCCATCGTCAATACCGAGATCCTCGCCAACGCCGCCACCCAGGCGCGCGTCATGGCCATCGACGAAGCGCAGAAGTCCGGCGCCATGATGCTGTTCGGCGAGAAGTACGGCGATGAAGTGCGCGTGCTCGACATCGGTTCTTCCCGCGAGCTGTGCGGCGGCACCCACGTGACCCGCACCGGCGATATCGGCCTGTTCAAGATCGTGGCGGAAAGCGGCGTTGCCGCCGGCGTGCGCCGCATCGAGGCGGTCACCGGCGAAAACGCCCTGGCCTACCTGCAATCGCTGGAAGCTACCGTCAACCAGGCGGCAGGCACGCTGAAGGCGACCCCGGCGGAGCTGTCGGCGCGCATCACCGGCGTGCTGGACCAGGTCAGGACGCTGGAAAAGGAACTGGCTGCCGTCAAGGGCAAGCTGGCTTCGGCCCAGGGCGATGAATTGCTGGCCCAGGCCATCGATGTCAAGGGCATCAAGGTGCTGGCGGCGACGCTGGAAGGCGCCGACGCCAAGACGCTGCGCGACACCATGGACAAGCTGAAGGACAAGCTGAAGAGCGCGGCCATCGTGCTGGCGGCGGTCGACGGCGGCAAGGTGCAGCTGGCTGCGGGCGTTACTGCCGACACCATCGGCAAGGTGAAGGCGGGCGACCTGGTCAACTTCGTCGCCCAGCAGGTGGGCGGCAAGGGCGGCGGCAAGCCTGACCTGGCGATGGCCGGCGGCACCGATCCGAGCGGCTTGCCCAAAGCCCTGCAGGGCGTCAGCGCCTGGGTTGCCGAGCGCCTGTAA
- a CDS encoding NUDIX domain-containing protein: MSETDGGYRYCPRCAAPLVSAVLGERERLTCPTGHWTHWDNPLPVLAALVEYEGSILLARNAAWPEKTFSLITGFMERDETPEAGAARELKEETNLDAEAVSLIGVYEFMRKNELIIAYHVQARGEVRLSEELLEYRLIAPEKLRAWRTGTGYAMADWLRGRGFSPEFVDWPSA, encoded by the coding sequence ATGAGCGAGACAGACGGCGGCTACCGGTATTGCCCAAGGTGCGCGGCGCCGCTCGTCTCTGCCGTATTGGGCGAGCGCGAGCGCCTGACGTGCCCGACCGGCCACTGGACGCACTGGGACAATCCCTTGCCGGTGCTGGCGGCGCTGGTCGAGTACGAGGGCAGCATTCTGCTCGCCCGCAATGCCGCCTGGCCGGAAAAGACCTTTTCGCTGATTACCGGCTTCATGGAGCGCGATGAAACGCCGGAAGCGGGCGCGGCGCGCGAACTGAAGGAAGAAACCAATCTCGATGCCGAGGCGGTGAGCCTGATCGGCGTGTATGAATTCATGCGCAAGAACGAACTGATCATTGCCTACCATGTGCAGGCGCGCGGGGAAGTGCGGCTGTCCGAGGAATTGCTCGAATACCGCCTGATCGCGCCGGAAAAGCTGCGCGCCTGGCGTACCGGCACCGGCTATGCCATGGCCGACTGGCTGCGCGGCCGCGGTTTTTCGCCAGAGTTTGTCGATTGGCCGTCAGCGTAG
- a CDS encoding sulfurtransferase TusA family protein → MEFHKELDARGLNCPLPILKTKKALAEMKSGEVLRVVATDPGSVRDFQAFSRQTGNLLLDKFEEEKDFIFYMKRK, encoded by the coding sequence ATGGAATTTCATAAAGAACTGGATGCCCGCGGACTGAATTGTCCCTTGCCGATCCTTAAGACAAAGAAAGCCCTGGCTGAAATGAAAAGCGGGGAAGTGTTACGCGTTGTTGCCACGGATCCCGGGTCGGTGCGGGATTTCCAGGCATTTTCTCGCCAGACCGGGAATCTCTTGCTCGACAAGTTTGAAGAAGAAAAAGATTTTATTTTCTACATGAAACGCAAGTAA
- a CDS encoding electron transfer flavoprotein subunit beta/FixA family protein, whose product MKVLVPVKRVVDYNVKVRVKSDGSGVELANVKMSMNPFDEIAMEEAVRLKEAGKATEVIAVSCGVTQCQETLRTAMAIGADRAILVETAADLELQPLAVAKLLKALVDKEGPQLVILGKQAIDDDCNQTGQMLAALLGWGQATFASKVVIEGDKAVVTREVDGGLETLSLSLPAIITTDLRLNEPRYVTLPNIMKAKKKQLDIVKPEDLGVDVAPRLKTLKVVEPPKRSAGIIVPDVATLVAKLKTEAKVVQ is encoded by the coding sequence ATGAAAGTCCTGGTTCCAGTCAAGCGCGTGGTCGATTACAACGTCAAGGTGCGCGTCAAGTCCGATGGTTCGGGCGTCGAACTCGCCAATGTCAAGATGTCGATGAACCCCTTCGATGAAATTGCGATGGAAGAAGCCGTGCGCCTGAAGGAAGCCGGCAAGGCCACCGAAGTCATCGCCGTCTCCTGCGGCGTGACCCAGTGCCAGGAAACCCTGCGCACCGCCATGGCGATTGGCGCCGACCGCGCCATCCTGGTGGAGACCGCAGCCGATCTGGAACTGCAGCCCCTGGCCGTGGCCAAGCTCCTGAAAGCCCTCGTCGACAAGGAAGGCCCGCAGCTGGTCATCCTCGGCAAGCAAGCCATCGATGACGACTGCAACCAGACTGGCCAGATGCTCGCCGCCCTCCTGGGCTGGGGCCAGGCTACCTTCGCCTCCAAGGTCGTGATCGAAGGCGACAAGGCCGTGGTCACCCGCGAAGTCGACGGCGGCCTCGAAACCCTGTCGCTGAGCCTGCCGGCCATCATCACAACCGACCTGCGCCTGAACGAGCCGCGCTACGTGACGCTGCCCAACATCATGAAGGCCAAGAAGAAGCAGCTCGATATCGTCAAGCCGGAAGACCTGGGCGTGGATGTGGCGCCGCGCCTGAAGACCCTGAAAGTGGTCGAGCCGCCCAAGCGCTCCGCCGGCATCATCGTGCCTGACGTGGCAACGCTGGTGGCCAAGCTCAAGACCGAAGCCAAGGTCGTTCAATAA
- a CDS encoding FAD-binding protein → MTALVIAEHDNASLKSSTAHTVTAAAQCGGDVHVLVAGHNAAGAAAAAAQLAGVTKVLVADAAYFADGLAENVAEQVLALAKDYSHILAPATAYGKNIAPRVAAKLDVGQISEITKVDSPDTFERPIYAGNAIATVQSSDPVKVITVRTTGFDSAAGGGAAATETIPSVADAGKSAFVAREVAKSDRPELTAAKVIVSGGRGMGSGESFKILEPLADRLNAAMGASRAAVDAGYVPNDWQVGQTGKIVAPQLYIAVGISGAIQHLAGMKDSKVIVAINKDAEAPIFSVADYGIVGDLFEIVPQLVKELG, encoded by the coding sequence ATGACTGCATTAGTCATTGCCGAACACGACAACGCTTCGCTCAAGAGCAGCACTGCCCATACCGTGACTGCCGCCGCCCAGTGCGGCGGTGACGTCCATGTCCTCGTAGCCGGCCACAACGCCGCCGGCGCCGCTGCCGCTGCCGCCCAGCTGGCGGGCGTGACCAAGGTGCTGGTGGCGGACGCCGCCTATTTTGCCGATGGCCTGGCCGAGAATGTCGCCGAGCAGGTGCTGGCGCTGGCGAAGGATTATTCGCACATCCTGGCGCCGGCCACCGCCTACGGCAAGAACATCGCGCCGCGCGTGGCGGCAAAGCTGGACGTGGGCCAGATTTCCGAAATCACCAAGGTCGACAGCCCCGATACCTTCGAGCGCCCGATCTACGCCGGCAACGCCATTGCCACCGTGCAGTCGAGCGACCCGGTCAAGGTGATTACCGTGCGCACCACCGGCTTTGATTCTGCTGCCGGCGGCGGCGCTGCCGCGACCGAAACCATTCCTTCGGTTGCGGACGCGGGCAAGTCGGCGTTCGTTGCGCGCGAAGTGGCGAAATCGGATCGTCCGGAACTGACCGCTGCCAAGGTGATCGTCTCGGGCGGGCGCGGCATGGGCTCGGGTGAAAGCTTCAAGATCCTCGAACCCCTGGCGGACCGCCTGAATGCCGCCATGGGCGCTTCGCGCGCAGCCGTCGATGCGGGCTATGTGCCCAACGACTGGCAAGTGGGCCAGACCGGCAAGATCGTCGCGCCCCAGCTGTACATTGCGGTGGGCATTTCCGGCGCCATCCAGCATCTGGCCGGCATGAAGGATTCGAAGGTCATCGTCGCCATCAACAAGGATGCCGAAGCACCGATCTTCTCGGTGGCCGATTACGGCATCGTCGGCGACCTGTTCGAGATCGTGCCGCAGCTGGTCAAGGAACTCGGCTGA
- a CDS encoding acyl-CoA dehydrogenase, with translation MDYHAPLKDMQFVLNELAGLAEINALPGCEDATPETVDAVLEENARFCSEVVSPLNVPGDRQPSSWQDGQVTTTKGFKEAFKAYGEAGWQGVQHPVEFGGQGLPKLVATPCMEMLNSANLSFALCPLLTDGAIEALMTAGTPEQQQTYLANFISGKWTGTMNLTEPQAGSDLAMVRTRAEPQGDGTYKLFGTKIFITYGEHDMAENIVHLVLARTPDAPPGVKGISLFIVPKFLVNADGTPGARNDVHCVSIEHKLGIKASPTAVLQFGDHGGAIGTLIGEENRGLEYMFIMMNAARFAVGMQGISVAERAYQQAVQYARDRVQSRDLAGSPGPVAIIHQPDVRRMLMSMRAQTEAARALAYVTAAAHDLALHHPDAQVRAEKQAFYEYMVPIVKGWSTELSVDVASTGVQVHGGMGFIEETGAAQYYRDARILPIYEGTTAIQANDLIGRKTVRDGGANARTIVAQVRATAAELAAAQAPDLQAIGRQLAAGAEALDAVVNYVAGNIKSDIKAVFAGSVPYLKMAGIVLGGWQMGRAALAAARLQQQGQGDKDFYAAKIATARFFAEHILPQSVAYRTEIVEGASSVMALREDQF, from the coding sequence ATGGATTACCACGCGCCACTGAAAGACATGCAATTCGTCCTGAACGAATTGGCCGGACTGGCAGAAATCAATGCCTTGCCGGGATGTGAAGACGCCACCCCGGAAACGGTCGATGCGGTCCTGGAAGAAAACGCCCGCTTTTGCAGCGAAGTGGTATCCCCGCTGAATGTGCCGGGCGACCGCCAGCCGAGCAGCTGGCAGGATGGGCAGGTCACTACCACCAAGGGTTTCAAGGAAGCCTTCAAGGCCTATGGCGAAGCCGGCTGGCAAGGCGTGCAGCACCCGGTCGAATTCGGCGGCCAGGGCTTGCCGAAGCTGGTGGCGACCCCCTGCATGGAAATGCTGAACTCGGCCAACCTGTCGTTTGCGCTGTGCCCGCTGCTGACCGACGGCGCCATCGAGGCACTGATGACCGCAGGCACGCCTGAGCAGCAGCAAACCTATCTTGCCAACTTCATTTCCGGCAAATGGACCGGCACCATGAACCTGACCGAGCCGCAGGCCGGCTCGGATCTGGCGATGGTGCGCACGCGCGCCGAACCGCAGGGCGATGGCACCTACAAGTTGTTTGGCACCAAGATCTTCATCACCTATGGCGAGCATGACATGGCCGAGAATATCGTCCACCTCGTGCTGGCCCGCACCCCCGACGCGCCGCCGGGTGTGAAAGGCATTTCGCTGTTTATCGTGCCGAAATTCCTGGTCAATGCCGACGGCACGCCGGGTGCGCGCAATGATGTGCATTGCGTGTCCATCGAGCACAAGCTCGGCATCAAGGCCAGCCCGACCGCCGTGCTGCAGTTCGGCGACCATGGCGGCGCCATCGGCACCCTGATTGGCGAAGAAAACCGCGGCCTGGAATACATGTTCATCATGATGAATGCCGCGCGCTTTGCCGTCGGCATGCAGGGCATTTCAGTGGCGGAGCGCGCCTACCAGCAGGCAGTGCAATATGCCAGGGATCGCGTGCAGTCGCGCGACCTGGCAGGCTCGCCCGGGCCGGTGGCCATCATCCACCAGCCGGATGTGCGGCGCATGCTGATGAGCATGCGCGCCCAGACTGAAGCGGCGCGCGCGCTGGCGTATGTGACGGCGGCGGCGCACGATCTGGCGCTGCATCACCCGGACGCCCAGGTGCGCGCGGAAAAGCAGGCGTTTTACGAATACATGGTGCCGATCGTCAAGGGCTGGTCGACGGAACTGTCGGTCGATGTCGCTTCCACGGGCGTGCAGGTCCATGGCGGCATGGGCTTTATCGAAGAAACTGGTGCCGCGCAGTATTACCGCGATGCCCGTATCCTGCCGATCTATGAAGGCACGACGGCCATCCAGGCCAATGACCTAATTGGCCGCAAGACCGTGCGCGATGGTGGCGCCAATGCCCGCACCATCGTCGCCCAGGTACGCGCCACGGCGGCAGAACTGGCGGCAGCGCAGGCGCCCGACCTGCAGGCGATCGGACGGCAACTTGCTGCCGGCGCGGAAGCGCTGGACGCGGTGGTGAACTATGTCGCCGGCAATATCAAGTCCGATATCAAGGCCGTATTCGCCGGCAGCGTGCCGTACCTGAAAATGGCCGGCATCGTCCTGGGCGGCTGGCAAATGGGGCGGGCTGCGCTGGCGGCGGCGCGCCTGCAGCAGCAAGGGCAGGGCGACAAGGATTTTTATGCCGCCAAGATCGCCACTGCGCGCTTTTTTGCCGAGCATATCCTGCCGCAATCCGTCGCTTACCGAACAGAAATCGTTGAGGGGGCAAGCAGCGTGATGGCCTTGCGCGAAGACCAGTTCTAA
- a CDS encoding DUF4864 domain-containing protein: MKRLALKWLMMVMMCAWLAPAVAADLGKNEETAIQSAVQLQIEALANDDAERAFALTTENTRSRLGSSHNFLKMIKEQYDPVYRHRMALYASPQMVRGKVYQVVRLTDLESHVWVAVYLMHKDTEGAWKIDGCQLIQTKTVAI; this comes from the coding sequence ATGAAACGTCTGGCGCTGAAATGGTTGATGATGGTAATGATGTGTGCCTGGCTGGCGCCGGCAGTGGCGGCCGACCTCGGGAAAAACGAGGAGACGGCAATCCAGAGCGCGGTGCAATTGCAGATCGAGGCGCTTGCCAATGACGACGCCGAGCGCGCGTTTGCCCTCACCACCGAAAACACGCGCAGCCGCCTTGGTTCGTCGCACAACTTTCTCAAGATGATCAAGGAGCAGTATGACCCGGTCTACCGGCATCGCATGGCCTTGTATGCATCGCCCCAGATGGTGCGGGGCAAGGTGTATCAGGTGGTGCGCCTGACCGATCTGGAAAGCCATGTCTGGGTGGCGGTCTACCTGATGCACAAGGATACGGAAGGGGCCTGGAAAATTGATGGATGCCAATTGATTCAAACCAAAACCGTTGCCATCTGA
- a CDS encoding DUF1059 domain-containing protein → MTRKYIDCREYPSDMNCSVMISADSDEELLEASVQHAVAVHQHQDTPELRQQIRQLFKEGSPDMSMTGGLAGRTGMETDAQRSRPT, encoded by the coding sequence ATGACCCGCAAATATATCGATTGCCGCGAATATCCAAGCGACATGAATTGCAGTGTAATGATCAGCGCGGACAGCGATGAAGAATTGCTGGAAGCGTCGGTGCAGCATGCGGTGGCGGTGCACCAGCACCAGGATACGCCGGAGCTGCGTCAGCAAATCCGCCAGCTGTTCAAGGAAGGTTCGCCCGACATGTCCATGACCGGCGGCCTGGCTGGCCGCACGGGCATGGAGACAGATGCTCAGCGCAGCCGGCCGACGTAG
- a CDS encoding ammonium transporter — protein sequence MARPHTQALSALFLLFSAACLPALAQSGAPPASLSTLVDHASISAGDTAWLLTSTALVLLMTIPGLALFYAGMVRKKNVLGTMAHSFAACCVATVVWVAVGYSLAFTPGSAFIGGLDRVMLDGMAYLKDAGKVSVHPIAPTVPESVFLMFQMAFAIITPALITGAFAERMKFSALLIFTALWSLLVYAPVAHWVWEPGGWLAARGVLDFAGGTVVHINAGVSGLVAAVMLGKRQGFGREAMPPHNLTFTIIGASLLWVGWFGFNAGSAVAADGRAGMALLVTHLAAAVGALAWMVAEWVTRGKPSVLGLVSGAIAGLVAITPASGFVDVTGAFAIGAAAGVACYWGATTLKSILRYDDSLDVFGVHAVGGIVGALLTGVFAVKAIGGVYGALDVQLIGVFVTVLYSGVATALILAAIKVTVGLRVAPEEEREGLDISQHGEQIA from the coding sequence ATGGCACGACCTCATACCCAGGCGCTTTCCGCGCTCTTTCTGCTTTTTTCAGCAGCCTGCCTGCCGGCACTGGCGCAATCCGGCGCCCCGCCCGCGAGCCTGTCCACCCTGGTCGACCATGCCAGCATCAGCGCCGGCGATACCGCATGGCTTTTGACTTCGACGGCACTGGTACTGCTCATGACCATACCGGGCCTGGCGCTCTTCTATGCCGGCATGGTGCGCAAAAAAAATGTCCTGGGCACCATGGCGCACAGCTTTGCCGCCTGCTGTGTGGCGACCGTGGTATGGGTCGCCGTCGGCTACAGCCTGGCATTCACCCCGGGCTCGGCATTCATCGGCGGCCTTGACCGCGTCATGCTGGACGGCATGGCTTACCTGAAGGACGCCGGCAAGGTCAGCGTCCATCCCATCGCGCCCACCGTACCGGAAAGCGTGTTCCTGATGTTCCAGATGGCCTTTGCCATCATCACGCCGGCGCTGATCACCGGCGCCTTTGCCGAGCGCATGAAGTTTTCCGCGCTGCTGATCTTCACTGCACTGTGGTCGCTGCTGGTGTATGCGCCGGTTGCGCACTGGGTCTGGGAACCGGGCGGCTGGCTGGCGGCGCGCGGCGTGCTGGATTTTGCCGGCGGCACCGTGGTCCATATCAACGCCGGCGTCTCCGGCCTGGTCGCGGCAGTCATGCTCGGCAAGCGCCAGGGCTTCGGCAGGGAAGCCATGCCGCCGCATAACCTGACCTTCACCATCATCGGCGCCTCGCTCCTGTGGGTGGGCTGGTTCGGCTTCAATGCCGGATCGGCCGTGGCAGCCGATGGCCGCGCCGGCATGGCGCTACTGGTCACGCACCTGGCTGCCGCCGTAGGCGCGCTGGCCTGGATGGTTGCCGAATGGGTGACGCGCGGCAAGCCGTCGGTACTCGGCCTGGTATCGGGTGCGATCGCCGGCCTGGTCGCAATCACGCCGGCCTCGGGCTTCGTCGACGTTACCGGCGCCTTCGCCATCGGCGCTGCTGCCGGCGTGGCTTGCTACTGGGGCGCCACCACCCTCAAATCGATCCTGCGCTACGACGATTCCCTCGACGTCTTCGGCGTGCACGCCGTGGGCGGCATTGTCGGCGCCCTGCTGACCGGCGTGTTTGCCGTCAAGGCCATTGGCGGCGTGTATGGGGCGCTGGATGTACAGCTGATCGGCGTCTTCGTCACGGTGCTGTATTCCGGCGTTGCAACAGCGCTGATCCTCGCGGCCATCAAGGTGACGGTCGGCTTGCGCGTGGCGCCCGAGGAAGAACGTGAAGGCCTGGATATTTCTCAGCATGGGGAGCAAATAGCATGA
- a CDS encoding NINE protein, which produces MTSRHKNKTFATLLATLFGGIGLHRFYLHGLGDRWGWLHLSSLAVSGFVTGQWFEQPLLLTAAPLVLSAIAGFVTALVLGLTPDDKWDQAHNPDSGKQSRSSGWLALVLVLTTGLGAISVIAVLARTLDLLFTGGAYG; this is translated from the coding sequence ATGACATCCCGCCACAAGAATAAAACTTTCGCAACTTTACTGGCCACGCTCTTTGGCGGCATCGGCCTGCACCGGTTTTACCTGCACGGGCTGGGCGACCGCTGGGGCTGGCTGCACCTGTCCAGCCTGGCAGTATCCGGCTTCGTCACAGGGCAATGGTTCGAGCAACCGCTGCTGCTGACTGCCGCGCCGCTGGTGCTTTCCGCCATTGCCGGCTTTGTCACGGCACTGGTGCTGGGGCTGACGCCGGACGACAAGTGGGACCAGGCCCATAACCCGGATTCGGGCAAGCAATCCCGCTCCAGCGGCTGGCTGGCACTGGTCCTGGTATTAACCACCGGACTTGGCGCAATCAGTGTCATTGCCGTGCTGGCCCGCACTCTCGACCTGTTGTTTACCGGCGGCGCCTACGGTTAA
- the rpsP gene encoding 30S ribosomal protein S16 encodes MVVIRLSRGGAKKRPFFNIVAADSRNRRDGRFIERIGFYNPIAGDKEEGIRIAQDRLTYWQGVGAQLSPTVARLVAGAGKKAAA; translated from the coding sequence ATGGTCGTGATTCGTTTATCCCGTGGTGGCGCCAAGAAGCGCCCATTCTTCAACATCGTTGCTGCCGATTCGCGTAACCGTCGCGACGGCCGCTTCATCGAGCGCATCGGTTTTTACAACCCGATCGCGGGCGACAAGGAAGAAGGCATCCGTATTGCCCAAGATCGTCTGACTTACTGGCAAGGCGTTGGCGCGCAACTGTCGCCGACCGTGGCCCGTCTGGTTGCAGGCGCTGGCAAGAAAGCCGCTGCTTAA